The region CGCGCTGTTAGCGCTGAGGGTCGTGAATTCTAATCACTTCCCACTTTATGTCAACACTTAATTTTGAAATTTTCAGAATCAAGTTTTATTTGACTTCCAACTCGTTGGCTCGTTGCTTTTCAGCGTTGCCCCCGTGTCGGTGGATGCGCATTATAGGGAAATCAAAACTCAGCGCAACCCCTTTTTTTAAAGAAAAATACTCAAACCGACTCATTCGAACAAATAACACACAAAAAGTCCAAATACTTTTAGTTTGAGGCTAAATTTCATCCAAATAAAAAAGGTTTCCAGCTGTACTTGGAAACCTTTTTTATTATGCTCATTTTATTTCAGCCTGGAAGTAATAGCCTGTGTCAACTAGAGAACGCCAACTATAGACACTATAGGTAATGAGCCAAATTGCTATATTAAAGAACACCTATTTGTTTAGATACAAACTGCGTCATAAAAGTATCGCTTGTGCTTTTTTACCGAAGTACCCGACTGCTCAACTTCCATCATATTGTTGTCGTCAAGGCAAACATGGAATTCACTGTGTCCTGCAGACGCACTCAAAGGCATTACTAACTTAGGGTTGGACCAGGAATCACCAAAGCCAACTTCTAAATCTTGTAAATCCTCGAACTCGGCAGATAGCTTGTAACAAGAGCCTGGAAAAATCTGCGTCAAGGTAAGCGCTTTGATATCTCCTTTTTGACATAGAAATGCAAAAATTGGCTTGGATGTTTTGTTCTCGTATGTAACAGCAATATTTGTAATCACAGTGGCATTCTCTGACTGAATAATCTATGTGCAAACTATAGATTTCTGACAGATAAAAGCAATTACGGGCCATTACAGTCTTGCGTCTTGCATATTACCTCACGCTCTTATGCTTTTGTATCTGATGAAACTGCCACAACACATTTAGGATCCGCCATTCACCAGACGCAGTTTTATATAAATGCATATAGTCTATCCACTCGTCAGTGATCAGTTTCACTGTGGCTACCCGTTTATCGACATCTAAGATCCTTAGTTCAATTTTCGGTTGCGCTGAAAAGCGAGTACCCGAGAGGTTGTATTCCGCAGCTAGCTTAATCAAACCTTGCTTGTCCATCGCCATGACGAACTCCTTACCTTGCTGATCCTGCCAGTAAGTTCGCTTTATCAGTTCATCATCTGTCACTTTTTCCATCAATTCAGGCCGCGCTTCAATCTGCGCAATCAAATAGCTCTTTGCAGCTGTCTCTATCGCTTTCTTCTCAATGTCTGTTGTTGCATTACTGCACCCCGACACCAAAACAAAACAAGCAAGAATAAGTTGAATATATATCGCCATTATTGGCTCCTTCTCAAAACTGTTGTCATACCGGTAGCCAGATACGGCATCCGTGCTACCAAAGTTAAAGAATTAGCTCAGCCACACAACTTAAGGTTTTCTGATCCAACAGTTTGAATAATTAAAACTGTTTATTTCAAATAGGTAGATTGATTAATCCTCTCCCCACTTTTGTCAAGATTTGCTACGCTAGCACCTTCGCGAAACGATAAAACCACAAAGGACTGCCATGTCGACCACAACGTGCAACGACCAACCCAACGATTCAGCGATTGTATTTGCTCTGGTTTCAGCCATGTTATTTTGGGGGATGAGTTGGATCTCAGGAAAGATTATTGCTGATATCGCCCCCGCTCAGGTCACCGTGTTTTACCGACTGTTTCTGGCAGCCATCAGTATGTTGCCTATTATGTGGGCTATGAAAAAATTCAACCTACTAAACCTAAGATTTAACAAACATGCTTTGGCTTGGTCACTGCCAGCAGGCTTTTTTCTCGCTTTTTACAATCAGTTGTTTTTTCTTGGCCTGGCCGATGGATTGCCAGGTAAGGGTGGCATGCTGGTCACCACCTCCAATCCCGTGTTTACCTTTATTTTGAGTGCCATATTATTGGGGCAAGCCATCAATCGGCGCCAGGGAATTGGGTTGGCTCTGGGCCTGGGCGGTGGACTAATGATGATTGAAGTGTGGCATTTCGACCTTGATCAGATACTTTCTGCAGGTAATCTGTACTTTATCCTTGCATCACTCACCTGGGCCTTTTTGACCCTGATCAGCCAACGCGGAACCCGATATGCTGACTTCATTACATTTAGTACGCTCATGTATTTTTGGGCTTCGTTATTAAGCTATACCTTTGCTTATAAACATGACCCTTTCATCGGTGCAGCAAAGTTTCCGGCGTATTACTGGCATCACTTGCTGTTTTTATCGATTGTCGTAGTAAGCATCGCCACCAGTGTATTCTTTCTGGCAACACAAAAGCTTGGTCCCAACCGTTCGAGCTCTTTCGTCTTCGTGGTACCCGTCACTGCAATGGGACTGTCTGCCTGGTACTTTGGTGAACGGCTCAGCGTAGGCGTTGCAGTGGGCGGTGCGTGTGCTTTGTGTGCCGTTTATTTGCTCAATAAAAAAGCGTCAAGCTAGAACGTTATAAGGAAAGCCGACCCTCTGTATCGGCTTTCTAACCATGACTAACCTTAGTCAGCCTCACTCGTTACGGTTTGGTACTGAATCGTTCAAATAAGATGGGTAATACAAACAACGTGAGCAAGGTTGAAGTAAACAGGCCACCGATAACAACGCTAGCTAAAGGTTTCTGAACTTCTGAGCCTACCCCCGTGGACAACAGAATTGGCATTAATCCCAATGCAGAGGTGAGCGCAGTCATCAGTACCGGGCGTAATCGAGACACGGCACCTTCTTGTATTGCAGTAGATAGGTCCTCTCCTGAGGCAATGCGCCGATTAATGCTCTCCACGAGTACCACCGCGTTTAATACTGCCACACCAAACAAAGTAATAAACCCTACAGAAGCCGGTACGGATAAGTATTGCCCTGACCAATATAAAGAAAAGACACCACCAATCACGCCCAACGGAATGCTCATCATTACAAGAGCAGCCTGACCTGCGGAATTAAAGGTCACGAACAGCAACAGGGCCATTAACAACAGGGCACAGGGAATAACGAGCGCTAACCTTTTTTGGGCACGTTGCTGACTTTCAAACTGACCGCCAAACTCAATACTGTAACCTGGAGGAAGTGATAACGCACCGTCAATCTTTGCTCTGATATCTTCGACAACGCTGCCCATATCCCTGCCAGACACATTGGCCTGCACAACTATTCTGCGCTGCACATCATCGCGGCGGATCTGTACCGGGCCTGACGCAAACTCTACATTTGCCACTTCTTTTAGGCTGACCCAGGCACCTGAGGGGGACAGAAGTCTCAAAGATTCTATTACAGCAGGATTGCGTCTGGCAGGTTCAGTCAGTCTGACGTAAATATCATATCTTTCATTCCCTTTTACAACCTGACCCGCCGTATTACCCCCTAAGCCACTGCTGACCAACTCCATTACATCTCTGACAGAGAGTCCAAAACGCGACAAAGCTTGCCTGTTTGGTGTGATCACTAATTGAGCCTCTCCACTTAGCTGCTCCAACGCAACATCCACTGTGCCAGTTACGCCCTGAACTAAATGTTCAAGCTCCTCTCCTTTTTGCATCAACACGGTTAAATCCGGACCGAGCAGTTTAATAGCTAGCTGAGCTTTAACGCCCGATAGCAACTCATCAACGCGAGTTGCTATCGGCTGAGAGAAGTTGAAAAGCAAACCAGGGTGAACGGCAAGTGCTGCTGCCATTTTTTCTTGTAGAGCAGTCCTTGTGTGCGCATTTTTCCACTGTTCAACAGGCCTGAGCCCAACATAGATTTCAATGTTGTTGACCGGCTCGGGATCGCCACCGACCTCCGCACGACCAATTCGGCTCAATGCATAAGTGACTTCTTCAAACTCTAATAACGTTTGCTCCAGTTTAGGCGCAACAGACAAAGCCGTTTCCAGACTGGCAGACGGTGCCAGCGTTACACGTAAATTCAAGGTCCCTTCTTCCAGCTCAGGAACAAACTCAGTGCCAATTTGTCCCAATGTATATACTGCAAATATAAATAGAGCCGAGGTGGCCATAAGCAATGCTTTTCCGTTTCGCTGTGCTTGTGTCAGTAACTGTCGATAGTGCCCTTCCACTTTTGCTAACATCACATTGTGCCGTCCCGGTTTGCGGCTTTGCAACAAATAGCAGGCTAAAGGCGGCACCACCAGCAGAGCAATCACAACGGCACAAACCATGGCCAGCATAATGCTGATAGCCATGGGTACGAAGAGCTTGGCTTCAACGCCCTCGAAGGAAAACAAAGGCAAAAAAACCAGCAGGATAATCGAGGAAGCAAAAAAGATAGGTCTGGCGACATCCATTGCAGCTAAGGTCACCAGTTCATGAAACGACCTGTTCTCCCCACCGGAGGGTGCCAACTGGCAGGAATGTCGTTGCAAAATGCGCTCGACCATAACCACTGAGCCATCCACCAGCATACCAATGGCTACTGCCAGCCCACCCAACGACATCAAGTTTGCCGACATTCCCAGCACAGACATAAGCCCTAGCGCCAGAACAATTGCCGCAGGCACCGAGAGTATCACCAGGATTGCCGCGCGCAGATTAAGTAGAA is a window of Pseudoalteromonas sp. R3 DNA encoding:
- a CDS encoding nuclear transport factor 2 family protein: MAIYIQLILACFVLVSGCSNATTDIEKKAIETAAKSYLIAQIEARPELMEKVTDDELIKRTYWQDQQGKEFVMAMDKQGLIKLAAEYNLSGTRFSAQPKIELRILDVDKRVATVKLITDEWIDYMHLYKTASGEWRILNVLWQFHQIQKHKSVR
- a CDS encoding DMT family transporter, which encodes MSTTTCNDQPNDSAIVFALVSAMLFWGMSWISGKIIADIAPAQVTVFYRLFLAAISMLPIMWAMKKFNLLNLRFNKHALAWSLPAGFFLAFYNQLFFLGLADGLPGKGGMLVTTSNPVFTFILSAILLGQAINRRQGIGLALGLGGGLMMIEVWHFDLDQILSAGNLYFILASLTWAFLTLISQRGTRYADFITFSTLMYFWASLLSYTFAYKHDPFIGAAKFPAYYWHHLLFLSIVVVSIATSVFFLATQKLGPNRSSSFVFVVPVTAMGLSAWYFGERLSVGVAVGGACALCAVYLLNKKASS